A region from the Sandaracinus amylolyticus genome encodes:
- a CDS encoding alpha/beta hydrolase has translation MSERNLPRRVARRVLRAALSTPAPVLRRMLGPAPVNDRGSPLDLQTQAILRLLADWREPPHELGTLRMRRDFDLQAPLVDVEPAPVHRVEDRFVPGAHGAIRVRIYEPEARASRARPACVYFHGGGWVIGSLESYDAVCRKIATRARCVVISVDYRLAPEHVFPAAALDAIAAFQWVIEHAGELGIDPRRVAVAGDSAGGNLSAIVAREARALRSASGEPRAPAFQLLVYPATDLTRTHESHRLFARGFLLEKDTMDWFLGHYGVEDERHPLGSPLHADDVRDVAPAYVVTAGFDPLRDEGEAYAKKLGDAGVRVEVRCEQGLVHGFFSMGGVIDAARTAVDRAIDALSRGLAGTV, from the coding sequence ATGTCCGAACGCAACCTGCCTCGCCGCGTCGCGCGCCGCGTGCTGCGCGCTGCGCTCTCGACCCCCGCGCCCGTGCTGCGCCGCATGCTCGGCCCCGCGCCGGTGAACGATCGCGGCTCGCCGCTCGACCTGCAGACGCAGGCGATCCTGCGGCTGCTCGCCGACTGGCGCGAGCCGCCGCACGAGCTCGGCACGCTGCGCATGCGTCGCGACTTCGACCTGCAGGCGCCGCTCGTCGACGTCGAGCCCGCGCCGGTGCATCGCGTCGAGGATCGCTTCGTGCCCGGCGCGCACGGTGCGATCCGCGTGCGCATCTACGAGCCCGAGGCGCGCGCGTCGCGTGCCCGCCCGGCGTGCGTCTACTTCCACGGCGGCGGCTGGGTGATCGGCAGCCTCGAGTCGTACGACGCGGTGTGCCGCAAGATCGCGACGCGCGCGCGCTGCGTCGTGATCTCGGTCGACTACCGGCTCGCGCCAGAGCACGTGTTCCCCGCCGCGGCGCTCGATGCGATCGCCGCGTTCCAGTGGGTGATCGAGCACGCGGGCGAGCTCGGGATCGATCCGCGTCGCGTCGCCGTCGCGGGCGACAGCGCGGGCGGGAACCTCTCGGCGATCGTCGCGCGCGAAGCGCGCGCGCTGCGCTCCGCGTCGGGAGAGCCGCGCGCGCCCGCGTTCCAGCTGCTCGTCTACCCGGCGACCGATCTCACGCGCACGCACGAGTCGCATCGCCTCTTCGCGCGCGGGTTCCTGCTCGAGAAGGACACGATGGACTGGTTCCTCGGCCACTACGGGGTCGAGGACGAGCGCCATCCGCTCGGCTCACCGCTGCACGCCGACGACGTGCGCGACGTCGCGCCCGCGTACGTCGTCACCGCGGGCTTCGATCCGCTGCGCGACGAGGGCGAGGCGTACGCGAAGAAGCTCGGAGATGCGGGCGTGCGCGTCGAGGTGCGCTGCGAGCAAGGCCTCGTGCACGGGTTCTTCTCGATGGGCGGCGTGATCGACGCAGCGAGAACGGCCGTGGATCGTGCGATCGACGCGCTCTCGCGAGGCCTCGCCGGCACTGTTTAG
- a CDS encoding SDR family NAD(P)-dependent oxidoreductase: MGLRDLLRPRYDGAFAATIGGIVDRIRDRAPPLALSPHERLDGRTVLVTGANRGLGLAITVDLVRRGAHVVMACRSGIPEVMDVVRREAGAGAGTVEAVGLDLGDLASIERMVAELAEDGVALDAVVLNAGIVPREARRTKHGLDESFQVNFLSNVLLVRRLLERGVIARGPGARAGDDPDARDPGQDHRLPRIVFVSSESHRSAPPIDFSRLGSFRAWSMREAVQEYGATKLLAETWSHELANRLRGEVAVHTVCPGAVNTDIAREAPSWAKPALGATMKAFFKDPALAAKPIVYLVGARAIEGDTGLYVHVTRVKDRAAQARDAELGKRLWDASERLLASTGHALGRSDEGGEGR, from the coding sequence ATGGGGCTTCGCGATCTCTTGCGTCCACGCTACGACGGTGCCTTCGCTGCGACGATCGGTGGGATCGTCGACCGAATCCGCGACCGCGCACCGCCGCTCGCACTCTCTCCCCACGAGCGCCTCGACGGGCGCACCGTGCTCGTCACGGGCGCGAACCGCGGGCTCGGCCTCGCGATCACCGTCGACCTCGTGCGCCGCGGCGCGCACGTCGTCATGGCGTGTCGCAGCGGCATCCCGGAGGTCATGGACGTCGTGCGCCGAGAGGCCGGCGCGGGCGCGGGCACGGTCGAGGCGGTCGGGCTCGATCTCGGGGATCTCGCGTCGATCGAGCGCATGGTCGCGGAGCTCGCGGAGGACGGCGTCGCGCTCGACGCGGTGGTGCTCAACGCGGGGATCGTCCCGCGCGAGGCGCGACGCACCAAGCACGGGCTCGACGAGAGCTTCCAGGTGAACTTCCTGTCGAACGTGCTGCTCGTGCGGCGCCTGCTCGAGCGCGGCGTGATCGCGCGCGGGCCCGGCGCGCGCGCCGGCGACGATCCCGACGCGCGCGATCCCGGTCAGGACCATCGGCTGCCGCGCATCGTGTTCGTGTCGAGCGAGTCGCATCGCAGCGCGCCGCCGATCGACTTCTCGCGGCTCGGCTCGTTCCGCGCCTGGTCGATGCGCGAGGCGGTGCAGGAGTACGGCGCGACGAAGCTGCTCGCCGAGACGTGGTCGCACGAGCTCGCGAATCGGCTGCGCGGCGAGGTCGCCGTGCACACCGTCTGTCCGGGCGCGGTGAACACGGACATCGCGCGCGAGGCGCCGTCGTGGGCGAAGCCCGCGCTCGGCGCGACCATGAAGGCGTTCTTCAAGGACCCTGCGCTCGCCGCGAAGCCGATCGTCTATCTCGTCGGCGCGCGCGCGATCGAGGGCGACACCGGGCTCTACGTGCACGTCACGCGCGTGAAGGATCGCGCCGCGCAGGCGCGCGACGCCGAGCTCGGCAAGCGGCTCTGGGACGCGAGCGAGCGCTTGCTCGCGAGCACGGGTCACGCGCTCGGTCGTTCGGACGAGGGCGGAGAAGGACGATGA
- a CDS encoding DUF1214 domain-containing protein gives MSDSTQRVMDGTSWAELCDALKAAGQIVQDGPADPLTRAEGYRYLSRILRAALQTFVEHNDPRAPVLQRVVHETAKMGADNPDNVYLNAAISGEHAYRIVGARGTVHFLSFATQIGHYGRGNGMPPTGQIDTSELRVREDGTFEVIVACEKPAALEPGQTWLPMTKDSGTLIVRQSRLDPKERIAELRIERIGADRALEPLTPAMLDEGFQSTAMLVRGAPMLFASWAQMFQAHTNELPRFDQEISNRFGGLADIAYYHSYWRLADDEALVIDATPPKCDHWNFQLNNHWMESLDYRYHRIHVNTATATTRDDGSVRIVVAHRDPGVPNWIETTGHTFGTMCFRWVRPEGDPPQPRTRVVKLSDVRGLP, from the coding sequence ATGAGCGACAGCACGCAGCGAGTGATGGACGGAACGTCGTGGGCCGAGCTCTGCGACGCGCTCAAGGCCGCCGGGCAGATCGTGCAGGACGGGCCCGCGGATCCGCTGACGCGCGCCGAGGGCTATCGCTATCTGTCGCGCATCCTGCGCGCCGCGCTCCAGACGTTCGTGGAGCACAACGATCCGCGCGCGCCGGTCCTGCAGCGGGTGGTCCACGAGACCGCGAAGATGGGCGCGGACAACCCGGACAACGTCTATCTCAACGCGGCGATCTCGGGCGAGCACGCGTATCGCATCGTGGGCGCGCGCGGCACGGTGCACTTCCTCTCGTTCGCGACGCAGATCGGGCACTACGGGCGCGGCAACGGGATGCCGCCGACCGGGCAGATCGACACGAGCGAGCTGCGCGTGCGCGAGGACGGAACGTTCGAGGTGATCGTCGCCTGCGAGAAGCCCGCGGCGCTCGAGCCCGGCCAGACGTGGCTCCCGATGACGAAGGACTCGGGCACGCTGATCGTCCGGCAGTCGCGGCTCGATCCGAAGGAGCGCATCGCCGAGCTGCGCATCGAGCGCATCGGCGCGGATCGCGCGCTCGAGCCGCTCACGCCTGCGATGCTCGACGAGGGCTTCCAGAGCACCGCGATGCTGGTGCGCGGCGCGCCGATGCTCTTCGCGTCGTGGGCGCAGATGTTCCAGGCGCACACGAACGAGCTGCCGCGCTTCGACCAGGAGATCTCGAACCGCTTCGGGGGGCTCGCGGACATCGCGTACTACCACTCGTACTGGCGCCTCGCGGACGACGAGGCGCTGGTGATCGATGCGACACCGCCGAAGTGCGACCACTGGAACTTCCAGCTGAACAACCACTGGATGGAGTCGCTCGACTACCGCTACCACCGCATCCACGTGAACACCGCGACCGCGACGACGCGCGACGACGGCAGCGTGCGCATCGTGGTCGCGCATCGCGATCCCGGCGTGCCCAACTGGATCGAGACCACGGGGCACACGTTCGGCACGATGTGCTTCCGCTGGGTGCGGCCCGAGGGCGATCCCCCGCAGCCGCGCACGCGCGTGGTGAAGCTCTCCGACGTCCGAGGGCTCCCGTGA
- a CDS encoding sulfotransferase family protein: MRRVRLFARRSATSTDYRRPYRPRVIRLANRLMRGLGGRGWRISLDESSLIEAAEERTGLLDLGDASFRQPMRVLLRAIDEEARLHPIGRYITRERLISTLATRMRLEELVRRQPRIESERVAKPIVIVGLPRTGTTLLHRLLASDARIRTLSSWEALSPVPLDPAGADLEERQKRVANAQRAETGLRWMAPDFFAVHPVDALAPEEDVLLLDLAFRSTVPESTLRVPSYAMWLEEQDQTPAYRYMKRVLQSLQWQRPAEGEHARWVLKTPHHLEWLDVLLDVFPDATIVWTHRDPQQVVPSFCSMLAHGRGVFSDDVDPHEIGRSWLRKGTRMMTRAMDVRKRVGASRFVDVRYGELMENPLAVVRGIEERTGMPWTKDAETRMRDTLRSEVQHRHGVHRYRLSDFGLAERDVDRALEHYRDAFRV; the protein is encoded by the coding sequence GTGAGGCGCGTGCGCCTCTTCGCGCGTCGGAGCGCGACGTCGACCGACTATCGCCGTCCGTATCGCCCGCGGGTGATCCGCCTCGCGAACCGGCTGATGCGCGGACTCGGCGGACGCGGATGGCGCATCTCGCTCGACGAGTCGTCGCTGATCGAGGCCGCGGAGGAGCGCACCGGGCTGCTCGACCTCGGCGACGCGTCGTTCCGCCAGCCGATGCGCGTGCTGCTGCGCGCCATCGACGAAGAGGCGCGGCTGCACCCGATCGGTCGCTACATCACGCGCGAGCGGCTCATCTCGACGCTCGCGACGCGCATGCGGCTCGAGGAGCTGGTGCGCCGTCAGCCGCGCATCGAGTCGGAGCGCGTCGCGAAGCCGATCGTGATCGTCGGTCTGCCGCGCACCGGCACCACGCTGCTGCATCGCCTCCTCGCGAGCGACGCGCGCATCCGAACGCTCTCCTCGTGGGAGGCGCTCTCGCCGGTCCCTCTCGATCCCGCGGGCGCCGATCTCGAGGAGCGACAGAAGCGCGTCGCGAACGCGCAGCGCGCCGAGACCGGGCTGCGGTGGATGGCGCCCGACTTCTTCGCGGTGCACCCGGTCGACGCGCTCGCGCCCGAAGAGGACGTGCTGCTGCTCGACCTCGCGTTCCGCAGCACCGTGCCCGAGAGCACGCTGCGCGTGCCGAGCTACGCGATGTGGCTCGAGGAGCAGGATCAGACGCCCGCCTATCGCTACATGAAGCGCGTGCTGCAGTCGCTGCAGTGGCAGCGCCCCGCGGAGGGCGAGCACGCGCGCTGGGTGCTCAAGACGCCGCACCACCTCGAGTGGCTCGACGTCCTGCTCGACGTGTTCCCCGACGCGACGATCGTGTGGACGCACCGCGATCCGCAGCAGGTCGTGCCGAGCTTCTGCAGCATGCTCGCCCACGGTCGCGGCGTGTTCAGCGACGACGTCGACCCCCACGAGATCGGTCGCAGCTGGCTGCGCAAAGGCACGCGCATGATGACGCGCGCGATGGACGTGCGGAAGCGCGTGGGCGCCTCGCGCTTCGTCGACGTGCGCTACGGCGAGCTGATGGAGAACCCGCTCGCGGTGGTGCGCGGCATCGAGGAGCGCACCGGCATGCCGTGGACGAAGGACGCCGAGACGCGGATGCGCGACACGCTGCGCAGCGAGGTGCAGCACCGGCACGGCGTGCACCGCTACCGGCTGAGCGACTTCGGGCTCGCGGAGCGCGACGTCGATCGCGCGCTCGAGCACTACCGCGACGCGTTCCGCGTCTAG
- a CDS encoding response regulator yields the protein MNGPLRGRTVLVVEDHEDMRDLISQYLASGGATVIGASNGATAREALAQRSVDLIVTDIAMPTESGIEMMERIRAAGWLREVPAIAISGEIRTDELVRFRPSLFQAVLAKPFDPARLVAIASELIG from the coding sequence GTGAACGGGCCACTTCGCGGACGCACGGTGCTCGTGGTGGAGGACCACGAGGACATGCGCGACCTGATCTCGCAGTACCTCGCGTCGGGCGGCGCGACGGTGATCGGCGCCTCGAACGGCGCGACCGCGCGCGAGGCGCTCGCGCAGCGCAGCGTCGACCTGATCGTCACCGACATCGCGATGCCGACCGAGAGCGGCATCGAGATGATGGAGCGCATCCGCGCCGCGGGCTGGCTCCGCGAGGTGCCCGCGATCGCGATCAGCGGCGAGATCAGGACCGACGAGCTCGTGCGGTTCCGTCCTTCGCTGTTCCAGGCCGTGCTCGCGAAGCCGTTCGACCCTGCGCGTCTCGTCGCGATCGCGTCCGAGCTGATCGGCTGA
- a CDS encoding chondroitinase-B domain-containing protein encodes MVARSLVLAVLLLVPMRALARDVPVSDATSLRAALADAQPGDVILLADGTYDVDANLRCDADGTAEAPIVVRAVTALGAHVRFDAVEGFVVRGAHWRFEDLEIEGVCAVDSECEHAWHVVGDADFTVIRGNRAHGFNAQIKANGEGDPRVWPDDVLVEDNEFFNPRARMTSNPVTPIDVVGGRRWIVRGNYIHDHHKGMGDGISYAAFLKGHSHDGIIERNLVVCEQLHTGGTRLGLSFGGGGTGPDSICEGGSCSPEHQGGIMRNNVIVHCPSDVGVYVNECADCLVAHNTLYDTTGIDVRFAASDVRVIGNLLSGRVRARDGATLASSGNREMVAEAEWTAWFVSPDEADFTLRDGAEIVDRGAALAEVTDDFCGNDRDDGMPDLGAVEHDGDGPCDTTMPGGGGTTPGVDAGIVVDAGMVDASTSGVDAGTSGVDASARVDGGAPAGEVSGGCGCRAGGRGGSRVAWLALLALVVLSRSARTRSRRDAQGRTASRARPGTAKDGTARARRS; translated from the coding sequence ATGGTGGCTCGCTCCCTCGTCCTCGCGGTGCTCCTGCTCGTCCCGATGCGCGCGCTGGCGCGCGACGTCCCGGTGTCCGACGCGACATCCCTCCGCGCCGCGCTCGCCGATGCGCAGCCCGGCGACGTCATCCTGCTCGCCGACGGCACCTACGACGTCGACGCGAACCTGCGGTGCGACGCCGACGGCACCGCCGAGGCGCCGATCGTCGTGCGCGCCGTGACCGCGCTCGGCGCGCACGTCCGCTTCGACGCCGTCGAGGGCTTCGTGGTGCGCGGCGCGCACTGGCGCTTCGAGGATCTCGAGATCGAAGGCGTGTGCGCCGTCGACAGCGAGTGCGAGCACGCGTGGCACGTCGTCGGCGACGCCGACTTCACGGTGATCCGCGGCAACCGCGCGCACGGCTTCAACGCGCAGATCAAGGCGAACGGGGAGGGCGACCCGCGCGTGTGGCCCGACGACGTGCTCGTCGAGGACAACGAATTCTTCAACCCGCGCGCCCGCATGACGAGCAACCCCGTCACGCCGATCGACGTGGTCGGGGGTCGTCGCTGGATCGTCCGCGGCAACTACATCCACGACCACCACAAGGGCATGGGCGACGGCATCAGCTACGCCGCGTTCCTGAAGGGCCACTCGCACGACGGGATCATCGAGCGCAACCTCGTCGTCTGCGAGCAGCTCCACACAGGCGGCACGCGCCTCGGGCTCTCGTTCGGCGGCGGCGGCACCGGCCCCGACTCGATCTGCGAGGGCGGCTCGTGCTCGCCCGAGCACCAGGGCGGCATCATGCGCAACAACGTGATCGTGCACTGCCCGAGCGACGTCGGCGTGTACGTGAACGAGTGCGCCGACTGCCTCGTCGCGCACAACACGCTCTACGACACGACCGGCATCGACGTGCGCTTCGCCGCGAGCGACGTGCGCGTGATCGGCAACCTGCTCTCGGGGCGCGTCCGCGCGCGCGACGGCGCGACGCTCGCGTCGAGCGGCAACCGCGAGATGGTCGCCGAGGCCGAGTGGACCGCGTGGTTCGTGTCGCCCGACGAGGCGGACTTCACGCTGCGCGACGGCGCGGAGATCGTCGATCGCGGCGCTGCGCTCGCGGAGGTGACCGACGACTTCTGCGGCAACGATCGCGACGACGGCATGCCCGATCTCGGCGCGGTCGAGCACGACGGAGACGGGCCGTGCGACACCACGATGCCCGGCGGCGGTGGAACGACGCCGGGCGTCGACGCGGGCATCGTGGTCGACGCGGGCATGGTCGACGCGAGCACCTCCGGCGTCGACGCGGGCACGTCCGGCGTCGATGCGAGCGCGCGCGTGGACGGCGGCGCGCCGGCGGGCGAGGTCTCGGGCGGGTGCGGCTGTCGCGCCGGCGGTCGCGGCGGATCGCGCGTCGCGTGGCTCGCGCTGCTCGCGCTCGTCGTGCTCAGCCGATCAGCTCGGACGCGATCGCGACGAGACGCGCAGGGTCGAACGGCTTCGCGAGCACGGCCTGGAACAGCGAAGGACGGAACCGCACGAGCTCGTCGGTCCTGA
- a CDS encoding FG-GAP repeat domain-containing protein translates to MDLERRSRAARRARDREQRDEDWHERAQTASTGADAPQAKKHGAVYEGRAWYVGAVRAFSPPAMGLVVVSLCAACGSERAVRVLLEIDDRDGDSVCLVASAADEMVFASSYEVAALPAGERSLTFVAGERVNDTLVLSARVSRDGRTVARASSEARFGDQGVVEQRLRAVRCVTRDVDPIAPREVGAFDALPDGARMLAADVDADGRDELLAIDAEGALVALEGGLVAELGAVGALAVASGDLDDDCLVDVVIAGADGARVVRGDDPGAGSTTLGASARDVALGVRTDDGARGVAIASDTGLAISAWDEDAPRSIATGSFTRVLAGDLTGDGRDDLVATSDTATRVLLALEAGFRDEPGALPASIATATGPITLGDLDGDGTLDLASATGATLRIALNRGDGLLEDRTGATPPMLAADARRLEAVDLDGDCVDEIVALDAAGAVSVWARDARGLWVASTETLDAVAIDLAVLDADGDGAREIAVRDASSTVTTWRP, encoded by the coding sequence GTGGATCTCGAGCGTCGATCGCGCGCCGCACGACGCGCTCGCGATCGCGAACAGCGCGACGAGGACTGGCACGAGCGCGCGCAGACCGCGAGCACCGGGGCCGACGCCCCGCAGGCCAAGAAGCATGGCGCAGTATACGAAGGCCGCGCGTGGTATGTAGGCGCGGTGCGCGCGTTTTCGCCGCCCGCGATGGGGCTCGTGGTCGTGTCGCTCTGTGCCGCGTGCGGAAGCGAACGCGCCGTCCGGGTGCTCTTGGAAATCGACGACCGCGACGGCGACTCCGTGTGCCTCGTCGCGTCCGCGGCGGACGAGATGGTGTTCGCCTCGTCGTACGAGGTCGCGGCGCTGCCCGCGGGCGAGCGCTCGCTGACGTTCGTCGCGGGCGAGCGGGTGAACGACACGCTCGTCCTGAGCGCGCGGGTGTCGCGCGACGGGCGCACCGTCGCCCGCGCGTCGAGCGAGGCGCGCTTCGGGGATCAGGGCGTCGTCGAGCAGCGCCTCCGTGCCGTGCGCTGCGTCACGCGCGACGTCGATCCCATCGCGCCGCGCGAGGTCGGCGCGTTCGATGCGCTGCCCGACGGCGCGCGGATGCTCGCGGCGGACGTCGACGCCGATGGTCGCGACGAGCTGCTCGCGATCGACGCGGAGGGCGCGCTGGTCGCGCTCGAGGGCGGGCTCGTCGCGGAGCTCGGGGCGGTCGGTGCGCTCGCGGTCGCGAGCGGCGACCTCGACGACGACTGTCTCGTCGACGTCGTGATCGCAGGCGCCGACGGCGCGCGGGTGGTGCGCGGCGACGATCCCGGCGCGGGCTCGACGACGCTCGGTGCGTCGGCGCGCGACGTCGCGCTCGGGGTGCGCACCGACGACGGCGCGCGCGGCGTCGCGATCGCGAGCGACACCGGGCTCGCGATCAGCGCGTGGGACGAGGATGCTCCGCGCAGCATCGCCACGGGATCGTTCACGCGCGTGCTCGCGGGCGATCTCACGGGCGACGGTCGCGACGATCTCGTCGCGACGAGCGACACCGCGACCCGCGTGCTGCTCGCGCTCGAGGCGGGGTTCCGCGACGAGCCCGGCGCGCTGCCAGCGTCGATCGCGACCGCGACGGGGCCGATCACGCTGGGCGATCTCGACGGCGACGGCACGCTCGATCTCGCGAGCGCGACGGGCGCGACCTTGCGCATCGCGCTCAACCGCGGCGACGGGCTGCTCGAGGATCGCACCGGCGCGACCCCACCGATGCTCGCGGCCGATGCGCGCCGCCTCGAGGCGGTCGATCTCGACGGCGACTGCGTCGACGAGATCGTCGCGCTCGACGCCGCGGGCGCGGTGAGCGTGTGGGCGCGCGACGCGCGCGGGCTCTGGGTCGCCTCGACCGAGACGCTCGACGCGGTCGCGATCGATCTCGCGGTGCTCGACGCCGACGGCGACGGCGCGCGCGAGATCGCAGTGCGGGACGCGAGCTCGACGGTGACGACGTGGCGACCCTGA
- a CDS encoding type IV pilus secretin PilQ, producing MRRLFPIVAIVALLWQGTSAVRAQPASSARVEALALRGDETRADVVIRGAFDVPVYAVRSREGGRVVVVDVQGASLADAGASLEGDASLITRTTSSTSAHGVRIELETRSAVSYRVRASSGRIQLRLEALPDASDESESAVPVVSGAEEPASEPAADAPLAVRGVSVERRDGRDRVVVSLSRGAEFRLLPGRVGPARLELPAAEIAPGARREVRVEGDGAVVRSVRVRSSDGRTIVEVDRAEGATGTAIREGDRIVWLFAAPPPSADTRPRSRTIARETHLDDELGTLEDAGASEIESEEAAAFLTDVPLQVDAARGSRQYRGRRIDLDFNNADIHNILRLLAEVGGVNIVTSDDVSGTVTIRMRNVPWDQALEVVLQAKGLGMVRRGNLIRVAPLSTLEKEREAAIARRKQQVELAPLETRLVPVSYATASELEPRVRELLSPRGTVSVDERTNVLIVRDMVEALDDVEELVRTLDTQTPQVLVEARIVEATSQYIRDVGIQWGGDVTMSTATGNPTGLVFPSSVGVAGGASDQTTPTAGLSPFSRQVAVPNFGVNLPATVGTGNGGAIGLTLGSLGGNVHLAVRLSAAEASGTVRIISSPRILTLDNHEAHIAQGTLIPYSQISAQGVQTAFQEAKLELRVRPHVTSDGSVAMHVRITRDEPDFTRTSVRGDPTILKREAETDLLVDDGHTAVIGGIYTRTTGRNVDQVPFFGDIPILGVLFQRRRVRDERSELLIFLTPRIVNRDEALRR from the coding sequence ATGCGTCGGCTGTTCCCGATCGTGGCGATCGTCGCGCTGCTCTGGCAGGGCACGAGCGCGGTGCGCGCGCAGCCGGCGTCCTCGGCGCGCGTCGAAGCGCTCGCGCTGCGAGGCGACGAGACTCGCGCCGATGTCGTGATCCGCGGCGCGTTCGACGTGCCGGTCTACGCGGTGCGCAGTCGCGAGGGTGGGCGCGTCGTCGTCGTCGACGTGCAGGGCGCGTCGCTCGCCGATGCGGGCGCGTCGCTCGAGGGCGATGCGTCGCTGATCACGCGGACGACGTCGAGCACGAGCGCGCACGGCGTGCGCATCGAGCTGGAGACGCGGAGCGCGGTCTCGTATCGCGTGCGCGCGTCGTCGGGGCGCATCCAGCTGCGGCTCGAGGCGCTGCCCGACGCGAGCGACGAGAGCGAGAGCGCGGTCCCGGTCGTGTCGGGCGCGGAGGAGCCCGCGAGCGAGCCCGCGGCGGACGCGCCGCTCGCGGTGCGCGGCGTGAGCGTGGAGCGTCGCGACGGACGTGATCGCGTCGTCGTGTCGCTGAGCCGCGGCGCGGAGTTCCGGCTGCTTCCGGGGCGCGTCGGGCCGGCGCGGCTCGAGCTGCCCGCGGCGGAGATCGCGCCGGGCGCGCGTCGCGAGGTGCGCGTCGAGGGGGACGGCGCGGTCGTGCGCAGCGTGCGCGTGCGCAGCAGCGACGGACGCACGATCGTCGAGGTCGATCGCGCGGAGGGCGCGACGGGCACTGCGATCCGCGAAGGTGATCGCATCGTGTGGCTCTTCGCAGCGCCGCCGCCGAGCGCCGACACGCGCCCCCGCTCGCGCACCATCGCGCGCGAGACGCACCTCGACGACGAGCTCGGGACGCTCGAGGACGCGGGCGCGAGCGAGATCGAGTCGGAGGAAGCAGCGGCGTTCCTCACCGACGTCCCGCTGCAGGTCGATGCCGCGCGCGGATCGCGCCAGTACCGCGGGCGCCGCATCGATCTCGACTTCAACAACGCCGACATCCACAACATCCTGCGGCTCCTCGCGGAGGTCGGCGGCGTCAACATCGTCACCAGCGACGACGTGAGCGGCACCGTCACGATCCGCATGCGGAACGTGCCGTGGGACCAGGCGCTCGAGGTCGTGCTGCAGGCGAAGGGCCTCGGCATGGTGCGCCGCGGGAACCTGATCCGCGTCGCGCCGCTCTCGACGCTCGAGAAGGAGCGCGAGGCCGCGATCGCGCGACGCAAGCAGCAGGTGGAGCTCGCGCCGCTCGAGACGCGCCTGGTGCCGGTGAGCTACGCGACCGCGAGCGAGCTCGAGCCCCGCGTGCGCGAGCTGCTCTCGCCGCGCGGCACCGTGAGCGTCGACGAGCGCACCAACGTGCTGATCGTGCGCGACATGGTCGAGGCGCTCGACGACGTCGAGGAGCTCGTCCGCACGCTCGACACGCAGACGCCACAGGTGCTCGTCGAAGCGCGCATCGTCGAGGCGACGAGCCAGTACATCCGCGACGTCGGCATCCAGTGGGGTGGCGACGTGACGATGAGCACCGCGACGGGCAACCCGACGGGCCTCGTGTTCCCGTCGTCGGTGGGCGTCGCGGGTGGTGCGTCCGATCAGACGACGCCGACCGCGGGCCTCTCGCCGTTCTCGCGTCAGGTCGCGGTGCCGAACTTCGGCGTGAACCTCCCGGCGACGGTCGGCACCGGCAACGGCGGCGCCATCGGCCTCACGCTCGGATCGCTCGGCGGCAACGTGCACCTCGCGGTGCGCCTCAGCGCCGCGGAGGCCAGCGGCACCGTCCGCATCATCTCGAGCCCGCGCATCCTGACGCTCGACAACCACGAGGCGCACATCGCGCAGGGCACCCTGATCCCGTACTCGCAGATCAGCGCGCAGGGCGTCCAGACCGCGTTCCAGGAAGCGAAGCTCGAGCTGCGCGTGCGCCCGCACGTGACGAGCGACGGCAGCGTCGCGATGCACGTGCGCATCACGCGCGACGAGCCCGACTTCACGCGGACGTCGGTGCGCGGTGACCCGACGATCCTCAAGCGCGAGGCGGAGACCGATCTGCTCGTCGACGACGGGCACACCGCGGTCATCGGCGGCATCTACACGCGCACGACGGGCCGCAACGTCGATCAGGTGCCGTTCTTCGGCGACATCCCGATCCTCGGCGTGCTCTTCCAGCGCCGCCGCGTGCGAGACGAGCGCAGCGAGCTGCTGATCTTCCTCACGCCGCGCATCGTGAACCGCGACGAAGCGCTGCGGCGGTAG
- a CDS encoding type 4a pilus biogenesis protein PilO, whose amino-acid sequence MAAAPTAKAAGGAKQPQTFAAQPTAVKVMLAVFIVAILGAIYYFALHTPMEEAIANEQGRFGQLQNDMREAEERQREFIRLREEVASREGLDRANMRVLPEQAEIAAFLQDLNRLAETSGLQMRLVEPRPEEPDTHYVRLPVALRVRGRYHQLARFFYNVSRLERAISMENIELSDPTVSGEDVVLDVGVLATTYRRPTEPAAAPEGAASAPQGG is encoded by the coding sequence ATGGCCGCTGCACCGACCGCAAAGGCCGCCGGGGGCGCCAAGCAGCCGCAGACGTTCGCCGCGCAGCCCACCGCCGTGAAGGTGATGCTCGCGGTGTTCATCGTCGCGATCCTCGGCGCGATCTACTACTTCGCGCTGCACACGCCGATGGAAGAGGCCATCGCGAACGAGCAGGGGCGCTTCGGGCAGCTGCAGAACGACATGCGCGAGGCCGAGGAGCGGCAGCGCGAGTTCATCCGTCTGCGCGAGGAGGTCGCGTCGCGCGAGGGGCTCGATCGCGCGAACATGCGCGTGCTCCCCGAGCAGGCGGAGATCGCGGCGTTCCTCCAGGATCTGAACCGGCTCGCGGAGACGAGCGGCCTCCAGATGCGGCTCGTCGAGCCGCGCCCCGAAGAGCCCGACACGCACTACGTGCGGCTGCCGGTCGCGCTGCGCGTGCGCGGTCGTTATCACCAGCTCGCGCGCTTCTTCTACAACGTGAGCCGGCTCGAGCGCGCGATCAGCATGGAGAACATCGAGCTGAGCGACCCGACGGTGAGCGGCGAGGACGTGGTGCTCGACGTGGGCGTGCTCGCGACGACGTACCGGCGACCGACCGAGCCGGCCGCGGCACCGGAAGGGGCGGCGTCCGCGCCGCAGGGGGGCTGA